A window of Halovivax gelatinilyticus genomic DNA:
CCGCGAACTCGAGTTGCTCGCTCGCTCGTCGCCGTTCGAGTCCTGGAAAGTGACCGGCGACTACACCGATGAGTCACTAACCAACGAACATTCGGCACAAGTTTGGACGCTAATACGGACGTAGCATAAGACCGTGAACCGTGGTGTATTATCTGATCTATCGGACAGTCTTCACTTTTCCCTGCCAGTTCCCCAACCCCAAACGGACTTCGGGTATTAGATATGCGCTTTGTCCCTTACACAACGCTGTATTGATCCTCTGGACTGAACGCCAGTACGACGAACAACGTCGAATAACGAAACCATGCTACCACGACAGGTTACACTGACGAGCGTTCGCGGTTCCCGATCAGTCCGGTTACCGAGTGTCCGGTGGTGGGTGGTATCTACCAGTACACCAGCTTCGGTCACCCGACGTGAACCTTCGTCACGTGGCCGCCACAGCCACACTGATCTACGTACTCCCACTCCAGAGCACGAGTGGATTGGCTACGGGCGTACGATTCGAGATGGGGCCAGAGGTACCCGTCAGGGTGTCCATGCTCGGCGTGGGTAACGAGGTTGACGTGGTATCCAGAGCCCGTCGCTTCGATCGCGTCGATCGCCTCCGCGAGGATCAGG
This region includes:
- a CDS encoding CGCGG family rSAM-modified RiPP protein, yielding MTANIGADPPTDDGRTAGESREPITRRKHQNSWSANLEAPHHADDRDLILAEAIDAIEATGSGYHVNLVTHAEHGHPDGYLWPHLESYARSQSTRALEWEYVDQCGCGGHVTKVHVG